The genomic DNA CGCTCCAGCTACATCTGTATTTGGCATTATTACGGCAAATAACGCTTCATCTATCTTATACTTTTTATCTTCTGTTCTTGTGACATCTTCAATAGCTTCTGATATAGCTTTAAAGACCCTACTTATTTTATATCTTCCGTAAATATTTCTCAATTCTTCTAAATACTGAATTTCAGTCAACATTACTACTAAGTTAAATTCATGTCTTTTAGCTCTACTCATTTCTTCATTTAAATCTTTATAGAATTCCTTTGAATTACTAAATCCAGTTGCTTCATCTATGGTAACTAAATCCTTTAATTGCTTTTCAAATTTTAAATTTTTATCTCTTATCTCGTCTATTGAATCCGATAATCTTCCAGAAATAAATGCTGATAGGGGAAATAATATTATCCAAAAATAACTACTTTGAAAAACTACTGTCTCATAAAATAGACTTTGGTATAACATGTAGCTTCCATATCCAAATACTAAAAAAGCACTAGAAATTAAACCCGTTATTAGATTAGAATAAAAAGAAATGACTATTATTAGAAAAGTTAACACATATAAAATATAATCACTAAATACAGCTTTGTCTATATTTATTATGAGCAAAGTCGTTATAATAAATATTTCTATAATTAAAAGTAGAAAAAATACATCCACATGTCTATTTTTCATTAATGCTCCTCCTAGGGTTTAAATGCCAATAGGGCTTGAAGGTTATCAAAGGAGTACACCTTTAATGTGACTATATCTCCAAAGCTTCCATAAATTGGGTTGGTTTCATCTTGTACCTGTAGGGCCAACATTCTGTTAATTATGGCTGTATATAATGACTTGTCCCCTATATTTTTTGCTATTCTTGCTGCTATGGCATATGTAGCAGTACACTCTACTTTTTCTACAGGCTCTCCAGTTCCTACATAATACTGAGCAAAAATACCTTGTCCATAGTTGATTTGCTTCCTTATCCATTGTATAGTCTCTTCCTTTACTACCCCCACTTCACTGAGATGCAGTATGACTAAAAAGGCATCTATTGAGTTTATAACTTCACTATCTACATATTTAGCTTCATCTATGCCATAGACTTTTTTATATAATGGAAATTCATCATATAAATAGCCATCTTCAATAACATTCAATCCATTGTCATATACCTCAAGCCATTTACTATTTATATTAGAAAGAAGCTTTATTGTATGTAAATCTATATATGCGGCATCAATTTGCTGTGACTTATATTTGTATTCCATATCATAATAGTTGTTTAAATTACCTTCATATATGTTATATTTCAGCATCCCTTTATTGATTTTTTTCATCATATTATAGTAATCTTTATCATTCCAAACTTCATAGGCATGTATTAATGCACGAAGGATTCTAAGATCATCAATGCTAGCACTGCTAATTGATAGTGTATGGTCATCTTCTTTAATTCTCCATCTTACTAAACCTGTCTTATCTAGCATTTTATCCTTAACTATATTGAAGTGCTTATCGAATTCTTCCTTGTCTCGAATCCTCGCATAATATAACATAATAAGTCCTTCAGACTCAGAAAGTATCTCATGTCCACTTGCCATTTCTTCAACCTTAGGATTTTCTAAATAATTGGTATATATACCTCCGCTTTGGGATGACATACTTTCCTTTATAAAATTTAAACAAAGCTCTTCCTGTGAATACTCATCTGTAAAACCACTTTTGTCATTTACATCCACTATATTTAGCTTAGGTGAGGACTTTAACCTAACAAAGCAAAATACTGCCATTATACTCAAAATAATGATTATAATCTTTTTCATAAATATGCAACTCCTTTAATTAGAGAAAAGACCCCTTCTTCGATAATTTTCGACACGCTTCCCCAAATTCCTCTTTTTTTCTACTTTTTATGTTAGGAATTAAAGATTTCTTGTATATTATTATATATGTCTTTTACAGAAGGTAATTATGCAATTTGCTTTCTCGAATAGCTTATTGTGTTTACAGACCCACAGATACATTAGAATATTAATACCCAAAAAACAGCAAAAAAATAGCTTATTAGCTATTTTAAGATTATTGACAAAGTCAACAGGATCATAGTATTCCTAAAAACCTAAAGTTCCAGGTGTGATGAAAGGAAAAGACCTCAGTGTATATAGACATATCCACTATATTAATCCCTATTGACTTACATAATATTTAACTGTATTTTCCATATTGTTATTATCCATAAAATAATATCTTGAATCATGTACTCCTATTTGAAATAATGAGTAGCCTAAAACAAATTCACTATCCTTAAAGGTTTCAAAGAATGCTTTAAAGGCTGCTTCCTGCTCATTTTCACCTTTTATAGACTCTAAGCAGTAATTCCAAGGCTCAACAGTTGTTCCTTTATAGCTTGTATAGCCAACCTCACCAAAAAATATTTTTTTGTTATAGTGATCAGATAATTTTTTAATCTGATCATAGATAGGCTGCATTCTATCATAACGTGTGGATGACTTCCAGCTATTAATTAGCTTATCTACATTTGAAGTAGGTTTATCAACTAATTCAAAATACGCAGGTATACTGATAAAATCTACTTTTTGTAAATATGAAAGATTAAAAAGTGAGTCATAGTATTCATAACTTTCAGGAGCCCAATCCGCATTATACCACCAATTCACTTTAAATCCTATTTTAGCACTTGTTCTTTCCCTAACATTATTTATTATTCTTGACCAATCATTTTCATAATAATAAAGACTTACAAAATTATTTTCGATTAATATTCCTTCTATCCCATAGTCTTTACATATTTCTAAGACCTCATCAATACATTTATACCATGTATCAAAAAAAACTTCTGTATTGTCTGGACAATACTCAGTTTCCACATTTTCTCCTTGTTTTATCCATGGAAATAGCTCTATGAATATTTTATATTTTCCCTTAGATATTCTATCTAAAGAACTTTTTAGATTTTGTTTTTCTTCATCAGACAACTTTGCTATACTGCTTGTAGTAGAATCTATATCAATTTTTACTGAGAGGTTTATAGTATCAACCCCTAATTTTTCAGCATTTTCCAAGGATAAATTTATATCATATCCTGGTGTTAAGGTAGCCGAATTAATTTCAAATCCCGATTGAGCAAAGGATATATATGGTAATAGCCAAATAAACATAACC from Maledivibacter sp. includes the following:
- a CDS encoding glycosyl hydrolase family 8, with product MKKIIIIILSIMAVFCFVRLKSSPKLNIVDVNDKSGFTDEYSQEELCLNFIKESMSSQSGGIYTNYLENPKVEEMASGHEILSESEGLIMLYYARIRDKEEFDKHFNIVKDKMLDKTGLVRWRIKEDDHTLSISSASIDDLRILRALIHAYEVWNDKDYYNMMKKINKGMLKYNIYEGNLNNYYDMEYKYKSQQIDAAYIDLHTIKLLSNINSKWLEVYDNGLNVIEDGYLYDEFPLYKKVYGIDEAKYVDSEVINSIDAFLVILHLSEVGVVKEETIQWIRKQINYGQGIFAQYYVGTGEPVEKVECTATYAIAARIAKNIGDKSLYTAIINRMLALQVQDETNPIYGSFGDIVTLKVYSFDNLQALLAFKP
- a CDS encoding GGDEF domain-containing protein; translation: MKNRHVDVFFLLLIIEIFIITTLLIINIDKAVFSDYILYVLTFLIIVISFYSNLITGLISSAFLVFGYGSYMLYQSLFYETVVFQSSYFWIILFPLSAFISGRLSDSIDEIRDKNLKFEKQLKDLVTIDEATGFSNSKEFYKDLNEEMSRAKRHEFNLVVMLTEIQYLEELRNIYGRYKISRVFKAISEAIEDVTRTEDKKYKIDEALFAVIMPNTDVAGADIVKSRLKKKLEDIMLDEDVKKRYKFDTKVAILQYNKGMASSFEFKELVQKELEYDI